The Sulfurimonas sp. genome includes the window TTTTTCAAGGTCCCCATCATCTTGACTTGTAATCATTAAAGCACTAGAGTTTAAAAGATTTGTAAGTATTGCGGAGCTTCCAACTTTTTTATCTTTAAAGTTTACGAAGTACTCTCCATCTATAAGTTCAACATTACAAGCACTAAACTCGCTAAGACGACTTCGTTTTGTAAAATCTTCACTAAGTTTTGCTTCTATCTTTTTATATGCTTCTTTAGTTCCAAGCATTTTTGAAACAAGAGGAAGTCCATAAAGTATAGAAGTAACTGTTGAAGAATATGCAAATCCAGGAAGAGCTAAAATAAACTTTCCATTTCTCTGTGCCACTATAATATGTTTACCTGGTTTTATCGCTACACCTTTGTAAACAATCTCCGCTCCAAGACGCGGAATAATATCTTTTACAAAATCATAATCTCCAACACTTACTCCACCTGTACTTATAAGAATATCAGCCGAGCTAAGAGCATTTTCAAATGTTTGCATAATTGAGTCTTTATCATCAGGGGCAACACCAAGTTGAATAGAATCTGCTCCAGCTTGTTCAAACAAAGCACAAAGTGTATAATTGTTTGAGCTTCTTATTTGTGCAGGATTATCACTTTGCTCTCCAAGGTCTAAAATTTCACTACCTGTTGAGATAACTGCAACTCTTGGTTTTAATGCAACTTTTACCATTACACAGTTTAAACCAGCCATAACACCTATCTCAGCAAAGCCTATCTTTGTACCTTTTTGTATAAGAATATCTCCGCTACTGTAAGCTTCAGCAATTGGACGAACAGAAGAGGCAAAAGAAACCTTTTCATCAATGATGATTTTTCCATCATTCACACTTACATTTTCTATTTGTATAAGTGTATCTGTTCCTTCTGGCATTTTTGAACCTGTAAAAGTTTTAATACATTCGCCACTATTTACTATTCTAGTTTCATTATGTCCTGCTGGATTATCTCCAAGAATCAAGATGCTATCTTCATCTAAATCTTCATGCTTAAGTGCATAACCATCCATAGATGCTGTTGGAAATTGAGGATCGTGAAACTCTGCTACTATATCCTCAGCTAAAATACGCCCTAGAGAAGAGCTAAGAGGTAAATTTTGAGTTCTTAAATTTCCAACATCCAATAAATCCAACATTGTTTGACTTGTTTCATACGATAATAATTTCATTTTAAAATGCCACTCCCTTTTATAGCTGTTGATCTATCTTTGGCATAGATGCGTTGCCCATCTTTTAAATCATATTTCCAAATAGGAGCAGATGCTTTAAAGTCTTCTACAAATTCATCTATAAACTCTAAGGCAACTCTTCTTTTTGGAGAAAAAACTGCTGCTATATAAGATGATTCATGAAGCATTACATCTCCACGAGAGTGAGCCATTTTTATAATCGCACCTTTTACTTTTGCTTTTTTTTGCCAAGAATTAAACCATTTTTGTAAAATAGGCTCGTATATATCAAAACTAAGTCCCTCTATTTCATCTTCACTTCTAACAGTTCCAACAAAAGGTATATAAGCCCCATAATTACTTGTTACTTCTTGCTCATACCAATCCTTTAAAATTGTTGGTACATCTAAAGAGCCATCATAAAGATTCAGCATCTATTAGCCTCCACAAACGGGAGGAAGAAGTGCTACTCTATCTCCATCTTTTAAAACAAAATCTCTTGTGCTTACAAGTGTATCATTTACTGCAACCGCAGAAGTCTCTAACCACTCTTTCATCTGTGCATCATCTTGAAGTATATTTGCTAATTCATTTAAATTTGTAATATCTAACTCTAAAGGTTCTTTTTGTATCGGTCCTAAAAATTCAACTCTTACCAAGAATGACTCCCCAATATCTATTTATTTTAAGTGATTATATCAAAATAAGCTAAGGGGTGTATAATTTCGCATGGTTTTTGGAAAAATAGAATATTTAAATCTTTTACCTTTTCATGTGTTTATGAAACGCTTTACGAAAAGCAATCAGCAAAGTATGAGTATGCATTATAAAAGAGGAGTTCCTGCAAAGATAAACAAAGAATTTTTATCTCATAGAGTAGATGCTGCTTTTATCTCTAGCATAAGTGCAAAAAATCATAACCACGTAAACTTGGGAATAATCGCAAAAAAAGAAGTTCTTAGTGTCTTAGTTGTCCCAAATGTAAAAAATGAAGCCGATATAGAGTCAGCTAGTTCTAATGTACTTGCAAAAATTTTAGATATCAAAGGTAAAGTTCTAATAGGTGATAAAGCTCTTAAGCATTACCTCGATAAAAAACCTTATATAGACTTAGCATCTCAGTGGAATTCTAGATACAAACTACCATTTGTTTTTGCTCTACTTTGCTATCACAAAGATAAGCGTTTATATAAAAATATTGAAGCACAATTCTTAAAACAAAAAATAAAAATCCCACAATATCTTTTAAAATCAGCATCTATAAGAACAGGTATTTCAAAAGAAAATATACTTAACTATCTTTCATACATTTCGTATGACTTGGATTTTAAAGCAAAAAAAGGTCTTTCACTTTTTTATAAAAAAAGTTCCTATTAAATATTGTTTAGATAAAATGATATTATGAAGACAACATTATTACTTTTGTTTCCTATTGTTCTCTTCGCCTCTGAACCTATATTACCAATTCCTATAGATATAAAAGTAGATTTAAAAAAAGCGAAACTTGGTCAAAAACTATTTTTTGATACTACTCTTTCTAGAGATAATTCAACCTCCTGCTTTAGCTGTCATGATGTTTTTAATGGTGGAGCTGACCCTGATATAGTCTCTAAAGGTTTCGCAAATAAAAAAGGCAATGTCCAATCCCCTACAGTATTAAACGCTAGATACAACTTTAAACAATTTTGGAATGGTCGAGCAGAAGACCTAACACAACAAGCTGATGGTCCCATAAACAACCCAGTTGAACATAACATGAATCCAAGAATTATTGAAGATAGACTAAATAATTCATCACAATACAAAAAAATATTTAAACTTGTTTATGGAACTTCAGTAATTTCCTACAAACAAGTCCTAGATGCTATAGTAGAATTTGAGAATGCTCTAACCACACCAAACTCCAAGTTTGACAAATTTTTAAGAGGCGAAATTAGCCTAAGTAAAAATGAAAAAGATGGTTATATTCTTTTTAAAAAAAATGGCTGTATTACTTGTCATAATGGAATTAATATTGGTGGTAATGCATTTCAAAAAATGGGAACATTTTTAGAGTATGAAACAAAAAATGACTATCCTGACAGAAGTAAAATTACACATAATCCAAATCATAAAAATGTTTTTAAAGTTCCTACACTTAGAAACATAAATAAAACAGCTCCTTACTTTCATGATGGCAGTGCTAAGACACTAAAAGAAGCTTTGAGTGTAATGACTAAACATAACTTAGGAATTAAACTTGATGATAGAGAAGTTAAAAAAATTATTTCATTTTTGAAAACACTCGATGGTGAACTACCTAAAATACTGAGGGGAAAATGAAACTAAAACAAGTAATGTTCTTAGTGCTAGGACTTGGAATTATTTCGTCTATTGCTATTATTTATTTTTACATTATTCAAAAAAACTTCACCAAACAACACAGAGAATTTATTCTATCTGTAAGTGCATTAGAAAATGCCCATATTGACCTAGAACATCGAATACTAAAAAGTTCAATATATGCTTACCATAATCAAGATGAAATGGCAGCGACCATAAAAAGGGTTAAAAAAAATTATAAAAACCTAATTGAATCAAGAATATTAAAAGACACCACATATCTACAAACTAAAAAAAATCTATTAT containing:
- a CDS encoding molybdopterin molybdotransferase MoeA, whose translation is MKLLSYETSQTMLDLLDVGNLRTQNLPLSSSLGRILAEDIVAEFHDPQFPTASMDGYALKHEDLDEDSILILGDNPAGHNETRIVNSGECIKTFTGSKMPEGTDTLIQIENVSVNDGKIIIDEKVSFASSVRPIAEAYSSGDILIQKGTKIGFAEIGVMAGLNCVMVKVALKPRVAVISTGSEILDLGEQSDNPAQIRSSNNYTLCALFEQAGADSIQLGVAPDDKDSIMQTFENALSSADILISTGGVSVGDYDFVKDIIPRLGAEIVYKGVAIKPGKHIIVAQRNGKFILALPGFAYSSTVTSILYGLPLVSKMLGTKEAYKKIEAKLSEDFTKRSRLSEFSACNVELIDGEYFVNFKDKKVGSSAILTNLLNSSALMITSQDDGDLEKGTFVSVILLESF
- a CDS encoding molybdopterin synthase catalytic subunit; this encodes MLNLYDGSLDVPTILKDWYEQEVTSNYGAYIPFVGTVRSEDEIEGLSFDIYEPILQKWFNSWQKKAKVKGAIIKMAHSRGDVMLHESSYIAAVFSPKRRVALEFIDEFVEDFKASAPIWKYDLKDGQRIYAKDRSTAIKGSGILK
- a CDS encoding MoaD/ThiS family protein, translating into MVRVEFLGPIQKEPLELDITNLNELANILQDDAQMKEWLETSAVAVNDTLVSTRDFVLKDGDRVALLPPVCGG
- a CDS encoding MqnA/MqnD/SBP family protein, translating into MVFGKIEYLNLLPFHVFMKRFTKSNQQSMSMHYKRGVPAKINKEFLSHRVDAAFISSISAKNHNHVNLGIIAKKEVLSVLVVPNVKNEADIESASSNVLAKILDIKGKVLIGDKALKHYLDKKPYIDLASQWNSRYKLPFVFALLCYHKDKRLYKNIEAQFLKQKIKIPQYLLKSASIRTGISKENILNYLSYISYDLDFKAKKGLSLFYKKSSY
- a CDS encoding cytochrome-c peroxidase, whose protein sequence is MKTTLLLLFPIVLFASEPILPIPIDIKVDLKKAKLGQKLFFDTTLSRDNSTSCFSCHDVFNGGADPDIVSKGFANKKGNVQSPTVLNARYNFKQFWNGRAEDLTQQADGPINNPVEHNMNPRIIEDRLNNSSQYKKIFKLVYGTSVISYKQVLDAIVEFENALTTPNSKFDKFLRGEISLSKNEKDGYILFKKNGCITCHNGINIGGNAFQKMGTFLEYETKNDYPDRSKITHNPNHKNVFKVPTLRNINKTAPYFHDGSAKTLKEALSVMTKHNLGIKLDDREVKKIISFLKTLDGELPKILRGK